The following proteins are encoded in a genomic region of Maylandia zebra isolate NMK-2024a linkage group LG1, Mzebra_GT3a, whole genome shotgun sequence:
- the LOC106676434 gene encoding adhesion G-protein coupled receptor G2-like, which produces MALEGFHLYLLLVKVFNIYVKKYLLKLGVVGWGVPAMIVSVVVIIDRTFYGLTPLDASNSSSTAICYITNDKVKWTTVGLFSLVFLFNVIMFGVTVRQVFILHHTREFGQNNLDKFKKDICSLAGVMTLLGITWGLVLFSFGPLTTPALYLFCILNSLQGFFIFLWFVMSLRKAKTSTTKMSSETRSTNG; this is translated from the exons ATGGCCTTGGAAGGTTTCCACTTATATCTTCTCTTAGTCAAAGTCTTCAACATCTATGTCAAGAAATACCTGCTCAAACTCGGCGTGGTGGGATGGG GTGTCCCTGCCATGATTGTGTCAGTGGTGGTGATCATAGACAGAACGTTTTATGGCCTTACCCCTCTGGACGCATCTAACTCCTCCAGTACTGCAAT ATGTTATATAACCAATGACAAGGTAAAGTGGACTACAGTGGGATTGTTCAGCTTGGTGTTCCTCTTTAATGTAATCATGTTTGGGGTGACAGTCAGACAAGTTTTTATTCTCCACCACACCAGAGAG TTTGGGCAGAATAACCTTGACAAATTCAAGAAAGACATTTGCTCCCTGGCTGGAGTCATGACTCTGCTCGGTATTACCTGGGGCCTGGTCCTTTTTTCATTCGGTCCCCTGACCACTCCTGCCCTCTACCTCTTCTGCATCTTGAACTCCCTGCAAG gtttcttcaTCTTCCTTTGGTTTGTGATGTCACTGAGAAAGGCTAAAACCTCGACTACTAAGATGAGCAGTGAAACACGCAGCACTAACGGCTAG